A stretch of the Ananas comosus cultivar F153 linkage group 14, ASM154086v1, whole genome shotgun sequence genome encodes the following:
- the LOC109719978 gene encoding uncharacterized protein LOC109719978: protein MNTLSSNFRSRLRLDPATLLPLKPSSHTLLLIHRRRRSSSSASSAVNGAVNGAFRVRSAARVLEAQLKEEWLGSLSFPFPDNGRSPAPDSNGGGGGESGAEWVVGIDPDASGALALLKPDGSAFCAQVFDTPYLQVLVGKRVRKRLDARSIIHLLRSFGAPPGTRAYIEQSNPFPKDGKQGWWSGGFTYGLWIGILVASGFSVVPVPSNLWKNYFGLSRSTSSKDDSRKAASVLFPDLASSLKRKKDHGRAEALLIAAYGKGLALVVESEPDAT, encoded by the exons ACCCTCCTCCTcatccaccgccgccgccgcagcagcagctCCGCCTCCTCGGCGGTTAATGGCGCCGTTAATGGCGCCTTTAGGGTTAGGTCGGCGGCTAGGGTTTTGGAGGCCCAGCTCAAGGAGGAGTGGCTGGgctccctctccttccccttcCCCGATAACGGCCGTTCCCCGGCGCCGGATTCTaacggcggaggcggcggggaGTCGGGCGCCGAGTGGGTCGTCGGGATCGATCCCGATGCTTCGGGGGCCTTGGCGCTTTTGAAACCGGATGGTTCTGCTTTTTGTGCTCAG GTTTTTGACACGCCCTATTTGCAAGTACTTGTTGGAAAAAGAGTTCGAAAACGATTAGATGCGAGGTCTATAATCCACTTGCTGCGTAGCTTTGGTGCACCACCTG gAACTAGAGCATATATTGAGCAATCAAATccttttccaaaagatgggAAACAG GGTTGGTGGAGTGGAGGCTTTACGTATGGATTATGGATTGGAATTTTAGTGGCATCAGGATTTTCAGTTGTGCCTGTGCCATCTAATTTGTGGAAGAATTACTTTGGACTTTCCCGTAGTACCTCGAGCAAG GATGATAGCAGGAAAGCTGCATCTGTCTTGTTTCCAGACTTGGCTTCTTCgctgaagaggaagaaggatcATG GACGAGCTGAGGCTCTTCTTATTGCAGCCTATGGAAAGGGGCTTGCACTAGTAGTAGAATCAGAACCAGATGCAACGTAG
- the LOC109720184 gene encoding calmodulin-7, whose protein sequence is MADQLTDDQISEFKEAFSLFDKDGDGCITTKELGTVMRSLGQNPTEAELQDMINEVDADGNGTIDFPEFLNLMARKMKDTDSEEELKEAFRVFDKDQNGFISAAELRHVMTNLGEKLTDEEVDEMIREADVDGDGQINYEEFVKVMMAK, encoded by the exons ATGGCAGATCAGCTCACCGACGACCAGATCTCCGAGTTCAAGGAGGCCTTCAGCTTGTTCGACAAGGACGGCGATG GCTGCATCACAACAAAGGAGCTGGGGACGGTGATGCGATCGCTGGGGCAGAACCCGACGGAGGCGGAGCTGCAGGACATGATCAACGAGGTTGACGCCGATGGGAACGGAACAATTGACTTCCCCGAGTTCCTCAACCTGATGGCCCGCAAGATGAAGGACACGGACTCCGAGGAGGAGCTGAAGGAGGCGTTCCGGGTCTTTGACAAGGACCAGAACGGCTTCATCTCCGCCGCCGAGCTCCGCCACGTCATGACTAACCTCGGCGAGAAGCTCACCGACGAGGAGGTCGACGAGATGATCCGTGAGGCTGACGTCGACGGCGACGGCCAGATCAACTACGAGGAGTTCGTCAAGGTCATGATGGCCAAGTGA
- the LOC109720183 gene encoding signal recognition particle subunit SRP68, protein MAKPNGPSAMEVEDAAPAAAAAEQIAPRFSINVLRLLKSSQMQHGLRHGDYTRYRRYCTARLRRLYKSLKFTHGRGKFTRRAITESTVTEVRFLHIVLYMAERAWSHAMEKRQLPDGPNARQRIYLLGRLRKAVKWATLFARLCAAKGDSRTSLEAEAYASYMKGTLLFEQDQNWETALVNFKNARAVYEELGKYGSIENQVLCRERVEELEPSIRYCLHKVGQSKLQTSELLGIGEMEGPALDLFKAKLEAVMAEARSQQAATMTEFYWLGHRFPINNAKTRVSILRAQELEKDLLGSAGDSLPAEKRLAMFDKIFSAYHDARSCIRNDLATAGNAENVKDDLNGLDKAVSAVLGQRTIERNQLLVTIAKSKFTKHRDDKGEKITKPEELVRLYDLLIQNTTDLSDLVSSGRDKNAEEIAFAEECTLKGLVFRAERCFYVAKSYSSAGKRTEAYALFCHARDLANNGLQKLQMTNNPDEVLVNDLKALYDNCRSSICIEHAAGIMEEEKIPERLSKGVATISLNGDVKKEGKYLLEMLDVYESALGESNSKANPRIERFPPPLQSVPCNPIVLDIAYSSIEFPSLENRMKKDKKGIFSRLWR, encoded by the exons ATGGCGAAACCGAACGGGCCCTCAGCGATGGAGGTTGAAGACGCCGCtcccgccgcggcggcggcggagcagaTCGCGCCCAGATTCTCGATCAATG TGTTGCGGCTTCTCAAGTCATCTCAGATGCAGCACGGATTGAGGCATGGAGATTATACGAGATATAG GAGATATTGTACTGCAAGGTTGAGAAGGCTGTATAAGTCTCTGAAGTTCACTCATGGTCGTGGCAAATTCACCCGGAGGGCCATTACGGAGTCAACTGTCACAGAAGTTCG GTTTCTTCATATAGTCCTTTATATGGCGGAAAGAGCTTGGAGTCATGCTATGGAAAAGAGGCAATTACCTGATGGGCCTAATGCACGGCAACGAATTTACCTGCTTGGTCGACTGAGGAAAGCAGTTAAGTGGGCTACTCTTTTTGCTCGGTTATGTGCTGCCAAAGGAGATTCCAGAACTTCTCTAGAAGCAGAG GCATATGCTTCCTATATGAAAGGCACTTTGTTGTTTGAGCAAGATCAGAACTGGGAAACAGCATTAGTAAATTTCAAGAATGCAAG GGCTGTGTATGAAGAGCTTGGGAAGTATGGTAGTATAGAAAATCAAGTTTTATGTCGTGAGCGTGTTGAAGAGCTGGAACCAAGCATCAGGTACTGTTTACACAAAGTAGGCCAGTCAAAGCTACAGACTTCTGAACTTCTTGGTATTGGGGAAATGGAAGGGCCTGCATTAGACCTTTTCAAAGCAAAACTAGAG GCTGTCATGGCTGAGGCAAGATCACAGCAGGCAGCAACTATGACAGAGTTTTACTGGCTTGGTCATAGATTTCCCATTAACAATGCCAAGACACGCGTTTCTATTCTGAGAG CTCAGGAGCTGGAAAAAGATCTACTTGGTTCAGCAGGAGATTCACTACCAGCAGAGAAAAGGCTTGCAATgtttgacaaaattttttctGCGTACCATGATGCTAGAAGCTGCATTCGGAATGACTTG gCCACTGCAGGCAACGCCGAAAATGTAAAAGATGATCTGAATGGCCTAGATAAGGCTGTTAGTGCTGTATTAGGGCAGAGAACGATAGAGCGCAATCAGTTGCTTGTTACCATCGCCAAAAGTAAATTCACAAAGCATCGAGATGACAAGGGGGAGAAAATCACAAAGCCAGAGGAACTTGTTCGTTTATACGATCTGTTGATACAG AATACAACAGATCTATCAGATCTAGTTAGCTCGGGAAGGGATAAGAATGCGGAAGAAATTGCATTTGCTGAAGAGTGCACACTAAAGGGCTTGGTATTTCGAGCAGAAAG ATGCTTCTATGTAGCTAAATCCTATAGTTCAGCTGGGAAAAGAACTGAAGCATATGCCTTGTTTTGTCATGCTCGTGATCTTGCAAATAATGGTCTCCAAAAGCTTCAAATGACAAATAATCCAGACGAG GTTTTAGTCAATGATCTCAAGGCCCTATACGACAACTGCAGATCCAGCATCTGTATAGAACATGCGGCAGGGATTATGGAGGAAGAGAAGATTCCTGAAAGGCTCTCTAAAGGAGTTGCAACCATATCTTTGAACGGAGATGTAAAGaag GAAGGGAAATACCTCTTGGAAATGCTTGATGTTTATGAATCGGCATTGGGTGAATCAAACTCGAAAGCCAATCCTCGTATTGAGCGGTTCCCCCCTCCATTGCAATCGGTTCCATGCAATCCTATCGTTCTTGATATCGCCTACAGCTCTATTGAGTTCCCGTCTCTTGAAAATAGGATGAAGAAGGACAAGAAGGGCATATTCAGCAGATTGTGGCGATAA
- the LOC109720533 gene encoding protein SAD1/UNC-84 domain protein 1-like codes for MSASKTAAVPTTPVTNKNTSLTLDSGSNPNARRRTVVVLEKKSNAGILAEGAANGVVEDKMVVIGKDLRHTIRGETVIGAQKDSFQSKKGTIAPSATSPRQKKVGHRPEKPKWQTVLSVMTKNCLLVAALLWLGQTIWDWNNRVREPGDPSFAALEYEGRISEVESSLKTTAKMLQVQIEVVDKRIGKEIGALKQEFGEQVEEKRALLEKDLKKLEGRADNLEKSLSELKIKDFVSREEFEDFWNEVEISGSLDGSTSEVSLDQIRVLAREIVEKEIEKHAADGLGRVDYALASGGARVVRHSEPYGFSKASSWIAAAKARSGVHATAHKMLEPSFGEPGQCFALQGSSGFIEIRLRTGIIPEAVTLEHVSKGVAYDRSSAPKDCRVSGWFETPDEDPSTRAAKTVVLSEFSYDLEKSYAQTFNIQGTEAGIVNTVRFDFTSNHGSSALTCIYRFRVHGREPSPRAGMALQA; via the exons ATGTCGGCTTCAAAGACCGCCGCTGTCCCGACAACGCCGGTGACCAATAAGAACACTTCTTTGACCCTTGATTCGGGGTCGAACCCTAATGCGAGGAGAAGGACAGTAGTTGTTTTAGAGAAGAAATCGAATGCCGGTATACTCGCCGAAGGCGCGGCGAATGGGGTTGTGGAGGATAAGATGGTGGTCATCGGGAAGGATTTGAGGCACACGATCAGGGGCGAGACCGTGATTGGGGCCCAGAAGGATTCGTTTCAGTCGAAGAAAGGAACGATTGCTCCTTCCGCCACGTCTCCTCGGCAGAAGAAAGTAGGGCATAGGCCGGAGAAACCTAAGTGGCAGACCGTTCTTAGTGTCATGACGAAGAATTGCCTTCTTGTTGCGGCTCTCTTATGGTTGGGGCAGACGATTTGGGATTGGAATAATAGGGTTCGGGAGCCGGGCGACCCCTCTTTTGCGGCTTTGGAGTACGAGGGTCGGATTTCCGAGGTGGAATCGTCTTTAAAGACGACGGCGAAAATGTTGCAAGTTCAGATAGAAGTTGTAGATAAAAGAATAGGAAAAGAGATTGGGGCTTTGAAGCAGGAGTTTGGCGAGCAAGTCGAAGAGAAGAGAGCGCTGCTTGAGAAGGATCTGAAGAAGCTGGAAGGTAGAGCAGATAATTTGGAGAAATCCTTGAGCGAATTGAAGATCAAGGACTTCGTTTCGAGGGAAGAGTTTGAGGATTTCTGGAATGAGGTAGAGATCAGCGGGAGTTTAGACGGAAGTACGAGTGAGGTTAGCTTGGatcaaattagggttttggcGAGAGAGATTGTAGAGAAGGAGATTGAGAAGCATGCGGCAGATGGTCTGGGAAGGGTGGATTACGCATTGGCTTCTGGCGGGGCTAGAGTTGTAAGGCATTCGGAACCGTATGGTTTCAGTAAAGCTAGTAGCTGGATAGCTGCTGCTAAAGCTCGGAGCGGAGTTCATGCCACTGCTCATAAAATGCTGGAGCCAAGCTTTGGAGAACCCGGACAGTGTTTTGCCTTGCAGGGAAGCAGTGGGTTTATTGAGATCCGACTAAGAACAGGGATTATACCGGAGGCTGTCACACTGGAGCATGTCTCAAAG GGCGTAGCCTATGACAGATCTAGCGCGCCAAAGGACTGCCGGGTATCAGGTTGGTTTGAAACACCCGACGAGGACCCGTCAACCCGTGCCGCAAAGACGGTCGTCCTGTCCGAGTTCTCCTACGACCTCGAGAAGAGCTACGCCCAAACCTTCAACATCCAGGGAACGGAAGCGGGCATCGTCAACACGGTCCGGTTCGACTTCACCTCCAACCACGGCAGCTCCGCTCTAACTTGCATCTACCGCTTCCGGGTTCACGGCCGCGAACCTAGCCCCCGTGCAGGTATGGCTCTACAGGCCTGA
- the LOC109720715 gene encoding 60S ribosomal protein L30-like has translation MVAPKKTKKSNEGVNNKLALVMKGGKYTLGYKTVLKSLRTNKAKLVIIADNCPPLWRSLMEYHAMLAKVRVYHFNGNNVELGTTCGKYFRVCCLSIIDPGDSDILGIVP, from the exons ATGGTGGCCCCTAAGAAGACg AAGAAGTCCAATGAGGGTGTGAACAACAAGCTCGCTCTCGTGATGAAGGGTGGCAAGTATACCCTCGGTTACAAAACCGTGTTGAAATCTCTCAGGACTAATAaag CAAAGCTTGTTATCATTGCGGACAACTGCCCTCCTCTTTGGAGGTCTCTAATGGAGTACCATGCAATGTTGGCGAAGGTCCGAGTCTATCATTTTAACGGGA ATAATGTTGAATTGGGGACAACCTGTGGCAAATATTTCAGAGTGTGTTGTCTCAGTATTATTGATCCtg GCGATTCGGATATCCTCGGTATTGTGCCCTGA
- the LOC109720058 gene encoding uncharacterized protein LOC109720058, whose product MLRKHEIKRDRHKDRHEKQAHAEKHEIKEIRTKSRHEKQAHAEKHEIKEISTKTGTKNKHMLRSMKSKRSGTKQARKQAHAEKYEIKEIRYKDRHEKQAHAEKHEIQEIRYKEIRYKTAIEKNKHEAKHGNENLHIKLRLNLEMPKNTRDAKVEIHVQPEAAMQKDKAQKKKLMGN is encoded by the exons ATGCTGAGGAAGCATGAAATCAAAAGAGACAGGCACAAAGACCGGCACGAAAAACAAGCACATGCTGAGAAGCATGAAATCAAAGAGATCAGGACAAAGAGCAGGCACGAAAAACAAGCACATGCTGAGAAGCATGAAATCAAAGAGATCAGCACAAAGACAGGCACGAAAAACAAGCACATGCTGAGAAGCATGAAATCAAAGAGATCAGGTACAAAACAGGCACGAAAACAAGCACATGCTGAGAAGTATGAAATCAAAGAGATCAGGTACAAAGACAGGCACGAAAAAC AAGCACATGCTGAGAAGCATGAAATCCAAGAGATCAGGTACAAAGAGATCAGGTACAAAACTGCGATTGAGAAAAACAAGCACGAAGCCAAGCATGGAAATGAAAATTTGCACATTAAACTGCGTCTAAATTTGGAAATGCCAAAAAACACAAGGGATGCAAAAGTGGAAATACATGTACAACCCGAAGCAGCAATGCAGAAAGACAAGGCACAGAAAAAGAAGCTGATGGGCAACTGA